A stretch of DNA from Babesia bovis T2Bo chromosome 2, whole genome shotgun sequence:
CCAggaatacatcaccatgTCTTATTCCACATTAAATTCACTCTACCTTACCTAGTCAAAATTACATAGCAACAACCATTCTAGAGAAGTATTTTCCATAGTAACGCATGTACTATGCATGGCACTTGTACTATAGATGGGGCATTAAAACAACTATAGGCCCGACAGTTGGTAAGATCAATCTCTACTAATATTAACAAGATGGTAGCCttcaacatgttatggaagctATCTATATTGGTAGCCTTTGGGCTCTCTGCTACGGCCACTTCTACTGAGGTAGCCCAGGAGCAACCCACGCAAGAAGGATTAGACATCGGAATCCCTGGTAAGGAATACGAACAGGCCACTGAACTTGTAAAAGTACCGGAGCAAGATAATACCGACAGTGAAAAGGAGATTGCGACAGATGAACCACCCAAGtactctgttgaatggtatctgttacctGAGCCGGAAAATAGAGCCGCTTTACGTAGTTTTTTGCCATGGTCTTTGTCTATTTCTGTGCCAACGAACTGCAAAAAGCCCATATCGACTGCATTAATGAACCAAATTCGGTGGTATTTTTCAAGGCGTGACCTTCAATGGTTTTTGTTACCCAAACAAGAAAACAGAACTGCCCTACGTAAGTTGTTACCAATCGACGTGGCTGCAGTAATTCCAGAAGATTGCCGTAAGGCAATACCGGGCGTATATGAAAGCTATATTTGGACGTATTTCTCATTGTCTGCCGTTGAATGGCTTCTGGAATCCAAGCCGGAAAATAGATCTCTTCTAATTAAGTCGTTACCAAGCGATCTGGCCAAAGGTGTTCCCGAAGATGTCAACAAACCAATAGATCCTGCAGTGGAAGAACGTATTAGGGAGTATTTCGCATTTACTGTGCCAGATTTGAGGTGAAGGTGTCTACCATGATATTTTTTCGCATTTGTAAATGATCCATTATGGTGTATTTAAATGAAAACGCAGTTATCATAATATCAGTCTATAGACTACTGTACTAGAACACACGGCTTCATATGTCGCACTACTTATACATAGATTACGTGCACTAACAGTATCAACCAATACGCTTATTGACACCTATAAGCACCGCAGCTCTATTAATATTCATTGTTGTGTTAGATCTACCCCTGTAGATTTTACATGTGTCTACTGTAACGTTCAATAGTGGTCGGCCGTAAAATTAGGGTATATCACTACAGGTCACTATCATTACTGATCACGCTACACCCAGAAGCGGTGCTATCAATTGACCctacatataacatacagTACAATCGCAATACG
This window harbors:
- a CDS encoding SmORF protein (Small Open Reading Frame (SmORF)), translated to MVAFNMLWKLSILVAFGLSATATSTEVAQEQPTQEGLDIGIPGKEYEQATELVKVPEQDNTDSEKEIATDEPPKYSVEWYLLPEPENRAALRSFLPWSLSISVPTNCKKPISTALMNQIRWYFSRRDLQWFLLPKQENRTALRKLLPIDVAAVIPEDCRKAIPGVYESYIWTYFSLSAVEWLLESKPENRSLLIKSLPSDLAKGVPEDVNKPIDPAVEERIREYFAFTVPDLR